The window AAAGTTTTTTATTTGACCCTCTTTTCTAACCATAGATAAATATCTTCTAAAACTTCTGCCTTTTCCGGTTCATTTAATAGCTCATGATATAGACCTTCGTAAATTTTAATCTCTTTATCTTGGGAACTACACTCTTTAAAAAATTGTTGCGAAAGCTTACAATCAATTATTTTGTCTTCCGTACCATGGAGTAGTAAGAGGGGGTAACAATATTTTTTACGGTTTTCTTTGACGTAATTTATACCTTTTATAAAGACTTCATAATAGAAATTTAAAGTAGCTTCCTTTAAAACTAGCTCATCATTTAAATACCGATCTATTACTCCACTATCTTTACTAATTTTGTTACCTACTTTATTTGCCAAATATTTTCTTGGGAAAAAACATCTCATTAGCTTTAACATAAACCTTTCAGTTCCTTTACTCTCTATTCCTAAAGCAGGTGCTGATAATATTTGTCCATCTACTTCATCGGGATACATTATGCCAAAAGCGGCACTTACCAATCCACCCATACTGTGGCCAAATATAACAATAGGTAATTCAGGATGATTCTCTTTAGCTATTTGTACAATTTTATAAACAGAATCTACTAACTGAAGAAAATTATCAATATGTCCTCTAATTTTCCCAGACTTGCCATGTCCAAGGTGGTCAAAGCCATAAACTCCATATCCTTTTTCCTGTAAAAACTGAATTAACTCTGTATATCTACCCATATGCTCTGCAAAACCATGGACAATTACTACAATACCCTTAGGCTTTTCAGGAACCCCTTTACAATAAACTATTTCTTCTCTCCCTAAACTTATAATACCAGTTTCTAAATTCACCAAACACCACTCCTCTTTGAA is drawn from Anaerobranca gottschalkii DSM 13577 and contains these coding sequences:
- a CDS encoding alpha/beta hydrolase — its product is MNLETGIISLGREEIVYCKGVPEKPKGIVVIVHGFAEHMGRYTELIQFLQEKGYGVYGFDHLGHGKSGKIRGHIDNFLQLVDSVYKIVQIAKENHPELPIVIFGHSMGGLVSAAFGIMYPDEVDGQILSAPALGIESKGTERFMLKLMRCFFPRKYLANKVGNKISKDSGVIDRYLNDELVLKEATLNFYYEVFIKGINYVKENRKKYCYPLLLLHGTEDKIIDCKLSQQFFKECSSQDKEIKIYEGLYHELLNEPEKAEVLEDIYLWLEKRVK